In Pantoea cypripedii, the following proteins share a genomic window:
- the csdE gene encoding cysteine desulfurase sulfur acceptor subunit CsdE — MSTSLLAPHPFGDLITEASLTEKFTHFHQWEDRYRQLIQLSRQLPALAEELKTPEIELSGCENRVWLSSQLQSNGTLHFYGDSEGRIVRGLLAVLLTAVEGKTPVALLQQDPLALFDTLGLRAQLSASRSSGLQALAEAVQRAARQYA; from the coding sequence ATGAGTACATCCCTGCTCGCCCCGCACCCGTTTGGCGATCTGATTACGGAAGCCAGCCTGACGGAGAAATTCACCCATTTTCACCAATGGGAGGATCGCTATCGCCAGCTGATTCAGTTGAGCCGTCAGCTCCCGGCGTTAGCGGAAGAGTTGAAAACACCCGAAATTGAACTGAGTGGTTGCGAGAATCGTGTCTGGCTCAGCAGCCAGCTGCAAAGTAATGGCACGCTGCATTTTTATGGCGACAGTGAAGGACGTATCGTGCGCGGCCTGCTGGCCGTGCTGCTGACCGCCGTAGAAGGAAAAACGCCAGTTGCCCTGTTACAACAGGATCCACTGGCGTTGTTTGATACCCTCGGGCTGCGTGCGCAGCTCAGCGCTTCACGCAGCAGCGGTTTGCAGGCGCTGGCCGAAGCCGTACAACGTGCCGCGCGCCAGTACGCTTAA
- the tcdA gene encoding tRNA cyclic N6-threonylcarbamoyladenosine(37) synthase TcdA — protein sequence MTVVSDAWRQRFGGTARLYGQDALQRFADAHFCVIGIGGVGSWAAEALARTGIGKITLIDMDDVCITNTNRQIHALQGKVGQAKTEVMADRIRAINPECEVICIDDFITPDNTAELLPVGFDYVIDAIDSVRPKAALIAWCRRNKIPLITTGGAGGQIDPTQIQVSDLAKTIQDPLAAKLRERLKSDFGVKKNSKGKLGIDCVFSTEALVYPQPDGSVCASRSTAEGPKRMDCAAGFGAATMVTATFGFIAVSHALKKFLARAARQGH from the coding sequence ATGACAGTGGTTAGCGACGCCTGGCGGCAACGCTTTGGCGGCACGGCGCGTTTGTATGGGCAGGACGCGTTGCAGCGTTTTGCCGATGCTCATTTTTGTGTGATTGGTATTGGTGGCGTAGGTTCCTGGGCAGCAGAAGCGCTGGCGCGCACCGGGATCGGCAAAATCACCCTGATCGATATGGATGATGTCTGTATTACCAACACCAATCGGCAGATCCACGCGTTGCAGGGCAAAGTCGGCCAGGCAAAAACCGAGGTGATGGCGGATCGTATCCGCGCGATCAACCCGGAATGTGAGGTGATCTGCATCGATGATTTCATCACCCCGGATAATACCGCCGAGCTTCTGCCCGTCGGCTTTGATTATGTGATTGATGCCATCGACAGCGTGCGGCCAAAAGCGGCGCTGATTGCCTGGTGTCGCCGCAACAAGATCCCGCTGATTACCACCGGTGGGGCAGGCGGGCAGATCGATCCGACACAGATCCAGGTCAGCGATCTGGCGAAGACGATTCAGGATCCGCTGGCGGCGAAATTGCGTGAGCGACTGAAAAGCGATTTCGGCGTGAAGAAAAACAGCAAAGGTAAGCTGGGCATCGATTGCGTGTTTTCCACCGAAGCGCTGGTTTATCCGCAACCGGATGGCAGCGTCTGTGCATCACGTAGCACGGCGGAAGGCCCGAAACGCATGGATTGCGCGGCGGGCTTTGGCGCAGCCACCATGGTGACCGCCACCTTTGGTTTTATCGCGGTTTCGCACGCGCTGAAGAAATTCCTCGCTCGCGCGGCACGCCAGGGGCATTAA
- the mltA gene encoding murein transglycosylase A has protein sequence MKANRVKLALTGAFLALLAGCSSKPTDRGQQYIDGKLDEPLALVNQPNAKGRPVNGRDFGDQVRQIQSASTGLYGRNTGTYSAIENWLMSGGDTRQLRQFGLNAYQMEGTDNYGNVQFTGYYTPVVEARYARQGEFQYPIYRMPPRRSGQKLPSRASIYSGGLDDRYVIAWSNSLIDNFMMDVQGSGYVDFGDGRPLRFFGYGGKNGWAYHSIGKELIDRGEVKREDMSMQAIRQWAQDHSPEEVRALLETNQSFVFFKPEEYVPVRGASAVPLIAKASVASDRSLIPAGTALLAEVPQLNEKGKFNGKYEMRLMVALDVGGAIKGQHFDIYQGVGPDAAHLAGFYNHYGRVWVLKTAPGAGQPLFSNPQNGNNGSMLLGSN, from the coding sequence ATGAAAGCAAATCGTGTGAAGCTGGCACTTACTGGCGCATTTCTCGCGCTGCTGGCGGGTTGTAGCTCCAAACCTACGGACCGTGGTCAGCAATATATTGATGGTAAGCTGGATGAGCCGCTGGCGCTGGTGAATCAGCCCAATGCCAAAGGGCGTCCGGTTAATGGCAGAGACTTTGGCGATCAGGTTCGTCAGATCCAGTCTGCGTCTACCGGGTTGTATGGTCGTAACACCGGCACCTACAGCGCGATTGAGAATTGGCTGATGTCCGGCGGCGATACCCGCCAGCTGCGTCAGTTCGGTCTTAATGCCTATCAGATGGAAGGCACCGATAACTACGGTAACGTTCAGTTCACCGGTTACTACACGCCGGTTGTGGAGGCGCGTTATGCCCGTCAGGGCGAATTCCAGTACCCGATTTACCGTATGCCGCCACGCAGAAGCGGGCAAAAATTACCAAGCCGGGCGTCTATCTATAGCGGTGGTCTCGACGATCGCTACGTGATTGCCTGGAGTAACTCGCTCATCGATAACTTTATGATGGATGTGCAGGGTAGCGGCTATGTCGATTTCGGTGATGGTCGGCCACTGCGTTTCTTCGGCTACGGCGGTAAAAACGGCTGGGCCTACCACAGCATCGGTAAAGAACTGATCGATCGTGGAGAAGTGAAACGCGAAGACATGTCGATGCAGGCCATTCGTCAGTGGGCGCAGGACCATTCGCCAGAAGAAGTGCGTGCGCTGCTGGAAACCAACCAATCCTTCGTGTTCTTCAAACCGGAAGAGTATGTACCGGTGCGCGGTGCCAGCGCCGTGCCACTGATTGCCAAAGCCTCTGTCGCATCGGACCGCTCACTGATCCCGGCCGGGACAGCGCTGCTGGCGGAAGTGCCGCAGTTAAATGAGAAGGGCAAGTTCAACGGTAAATATGAAATGCGTCTGATGGTGGCGCTGGATGTCGGCGGCGCGATCAAGGGCCAGCATTTCGACATCTACCAGGGCGTTGGCCCGGATGCCGCCCATCTGGCCGGTTTCTATAACCATTATGGTCGTGTCTGGGTGCTGAAAACGGCACCGGGGGCGGGTCAGCCGCTGTTCAGTAATCCGCAAAACGGTAATAATGGTTCGATGTTGTTAGGTTCGAATTAA
- a CDS encoding YgdI/YgdR family lipoprotein translates to MKKLAAVLAVCTMAFTLAACSSNYVMHTNDGRTIVASGKPKVDDDTGMISYKDANGNQQQINRSDVKEMVEMGQ, encoded by the coding sequence ATGAAAAAACTCGCCGCAGTGCTGGCCGTATGTACCATGGCCTTTACCCTGGCCGCCTGTTCAAGCAATTACGTGATGCATACCAATGATGGTCGCACCATTGTTGCTTCAGGCAAACCCAAAGTTGACGATGATACCGGTATGATCAGCTATAAAGATGCCAATGGCAACCAGCAGCAGATTAACCGCTCAGATGTCAAAGAGATGGTTGAGATGGGCCAGTAA
- the ppnN gene encoding nucleotide 5'-monophosphate nucleosidase PpnN, with translation MITHISPLGSMDLLSQLEVDMLKRTASSDLYQLFRNCSLAVLNSGSQTDSSHELLSRFESFDINVLRRERGVKLELINPPEDAFVDGRIIRSLQANLFAVLRDILFVNGQLSAAERFQNLDADDSAHITNLVFSILRNARALHVGEYPNTVVCWGGHSINAVEYQYCRNVGTQLGLRELNICTGCGPGVMEAPMKGAAVGHAQQRYRDSRFIGLTEPSIIAAEPPNPLVNELIIMPDIEKRLEAFVRIAHGIVIFPGGVGTAEELLYLLGILMNPQNNDQVLPLILTGPQESADYFRVLDDFIVSTLGETARKHYKIIIDDAAEVARLMKKAMPQVKEYRRETGDAYSFNWSIRIVPDLQLPFLPTHENMANLNLYTNQPAEKLAADLRRAFSGIVAGNVKEVGIREIREKGPYKLHGDPDIMHRMDELLQGFVAQHRMKLPGTAYIPCYEIIK, from the coding sequence TTGATTACTCATATTAGCCCTCTTGGCTCCATGGATCTGCTTTCCCAGCTGGAAGTCGATATGCTGAAGCGCACCGCCAGCAGCGACCTGTACCAGCTGTTTCGCAACTGTTCACTCGCGGTGCTCAATTCTGGTAGTCAGACCGACAGTAGTCATGAACTGCTTTCCCGCTTCGAAAGCTTTGATATCAACGTATTGCGCCGCGAGCGTGGCGTTAAACTCGAACTGATCAACCCACCCGAAGACGCATTTGTCGATGGTCGAATCATCCGCTCATTACAGGCCAACCTGTTTGCCGTATTGCGCGACATCCTGTTTGTAAACGGGCAACTTTCTGCGGCAGAGCGTTTCCAGAACCTGGATGCAGACGATTCAGCCCACATCACCAACCTGGTCTTTTCTATCCTGCGCAACGCCCGCGCGCTGCATGTGGGTGAATACCCGAATACTGTGGTGTGCTGGGGTGGTCACTCCATTAACGCGGTGGAATACCAGTATTGCCGTAACGTGGGGACGCAACTGGGTTTGCGTGAGCTGAACATCTGTACCGGCTGTGGACCGGGCGTAATGGAAGCGCCGATGAAGGGTGCCGCCGTCGGCCATGCCCAACAGCGCTACCGTGACAGCCGTTTTATTGGCCTGACCGAACCGTCGATCATTGCCGCTGAACCACCGAATCCGCTGGTCAATGAACTGATCATCATGCCGGATATCGAAAAACGCCTCGAAGCTTTTGTGCGTATCGCACACGGCATCGTGATTTTCCCGGGTGGTGTCGGTACCGCAGAAGAGTTGTTGTATCTGCTGGGCATTCTGATGAATCCGCAAAACAACGATCAGGTGCTGCCGCTGATCCTGACCGGTCCGCAGGAAAGCGCCGATTATTTCCGCGTTCTGGATGATTTTATTGTCAGCACGCTGGGCGAGACCGCGCGTAAACATTACAAAATCATCATTGATGATGCCGCCGAAGTGGCGCGTCTGATGAAAAAAGCCATGCCGCAGGTGAAGGAGTATCGTCGTGAAACCGGCGATGCTTATAGCTTTAACTGGTCCATTCGTATCGTGCCGGACCTGCAACTGCCGTTCCTGCCAACCCACGAAAACATGGCTAACCTGAATCTGTATACCAACCAACCCGCAGAAAAACTGGCAGCGGACCTGCGTCGGGCTTTCTCGGGTATTGTCGCCGGTAACGTGAAAGAAGTGGGCATTCGCGAAATCCGCGAAAAAGGGCCGTATAAACTGCACGGCGATCCGGACATCATGCATCGTATGGATGAACTGCTGCAGGGCTTCGTCGCCCAGCACCGCATGAAGCTGCCGGGCACCGCTTACATCCCCTGCTACGAAATCATCAAATAA
- the rlmM gene encoding 23S rRNA (cytidine(2498)-2'-O)-methyltransferase RlmM — protein MNKVLLYCRPGFEKECAAEISAKAAEREIYGFPRVKDDAGYVLFECYQQEDAEKLISQLPFAELIFARQMVVVGELLRDLPPDDRISPIVGMLMGVVEKGGELRVEVPDTNEAKELTKFCRKFTVPLRASLRENRILLNYESPKRPVVHVFFIAPGTCYVGYSLPQNNSPFYMGIPRLKFPSDAPSRSTLKLEEAFHVFIPADEWDERLASGMWAVDLGACPGGWTYQLVQRSMMVYAVDNGPMAPSLMDTGQVTHCREDGFRFRPPRTNISWLVCDMVEKPVRVASLMSEWLVNGWCREAIFNLKLPMKKRYEEVTQNLAMIDATLKEQGINAQIQARQLYHDREEVTVHVRRIWAAAGGRRDER, from the coding sequence ATGAATAAAGTTTTACTCTATTGCCGTCCCGGTTTTGAGAAAGAGTGTGCGGCAGAAATCAGTGCTAAGGCTGCGGAGCGCGAAATCTATGGTTTCCCGCGGGTAAAAGACGATGCGGGTTACGTGTTGTTTGAGTGCTATCAGCAGGAAGATGCGGAAAAACTGATCAGTCAGCTGCCTTTTGCGGAACTGATTTTTGCCCGTCAAATGGTGGTGGTCGGTGAACTGCTGCGTGACCTGCCTCCGGATGATCGTATTTCCCCGATTGTCGGGATGTTGATGGGCGTAGTAGAAAAGGGCGGTGAGCTGCGGGTGGAAGTACCGGACACCAACGAAGCGAAAGAGCTGACCAAATTCTGCCGCAAATTCACCGTACCGCTGCGTGCCAGCCTGCGTGAAAATCGTATTTTGCTCAATTATGAAAGCCCGAAACGTCCGGTGGTCCATGTGTTCTTTATTGCGCCGGGCACCTGCTATGTTGGCTATTCATTACCGCAAAATAACTCCCCATTTTATATGGGTATACCGCGTCTTAAGTTCCCGTCAGATGCGCCCAGCCGCTCCACTCTGAAACTGGAAGAGGCGTTTCACGTCTTTATCCCGGCAGACGAATGGGATGAACGTCTGGCCAGCGGCATGTGGGCGGTGGACCTGGGAGCTTGTCCAGGCGGATGGACCTATCAGCTGGTCCAGCGCAGCATGATGGTCTACGCGGTGGATAACGGCCCGATGGCGCCCAGCCTGATGGATACCGGACAGGTGACGCACTGCCGTGAAGATGGCTTCCGCTTCCGCCCGCCGCGTACCAACATCAGCTGGCTGGTGTGCGATATGGTGGAAAAACCGGTGCGCGTTGCCAGCCTGATGAGCGAGTGGCTGGTCAATGGCTGGTGCCGTGAAGCCATTTTTAACCTCAAGCTGCCGATGAAAAAACGCTATGAGGAAGTGACGCAGAATCTGGCGATGATTGATGCCACCCTGAAAGAACAAGGCATCAACGCCCAGATTCAGGCGCGCCAGCTGTATCACGATCGTGAAGAAGTCACGGTACATGTGCGCCGGATTTGGGCGGCGGCAGGTGGACGTCGCGACGAACGCTAA
- the xni gene encoding flap endonuclease Xni, producing the protein MSLHLLIVDALNLIRRLHAVQGSPCRDACVAALHQLLGHTQPTHVVAVFDSAERQPGWRHTLLPDYKAGRPPMPEDLQREMPAIQQAFQAAGVSCWIADQDEADDLAATLAVKMADAGHQATIVSTDKGYCQLLAPNIRIRDYFQKRWLDVPFIEQEFGVAPAQLVDYWGLCGISSSKIPGVAGIGPKSARELLLQFGSLEAIYQQWDQVPSKWQGKLQAHREMAEICRQVATLKRDLILQGNLNTLRYQAQSCKG; encoded by the coding sequence ATGTCTTTACACCTTCTTATTGTTGATGCCCTGAATCTGATCCGTCGTTTGCATGCTGTTCAGGGTTCGCCATGCCGCGATGCCTGCGTGGCTGCGTTACATCAGTTACTGGGCCATACCCAGCCTACCCACGTCGTGGCGGTGTTTGACAGTGCGGAGCGTCAGCCTGGCTGGCGTCATACGTTGCTTCCGGACTATAAAGCCGGTCGCCCGCCGATGCCGGAAGATTTACAGCGAGAAATGCCCGCTATTCAGCAGGCATTTCAGGCGGCGGGCGTCAGTTGCTGGATTGCCGATCAGGATGAAGCTGATGATCTGGCCGCCACACTGGCGGTGAAGATGGCGGACGCGGGGCATCAGGCCACCATCGTCTCGACTGACAAAGGTTATTGCCAGCTACTGGCCCCCAACATCCGTATCCGTGATTACTTCCAGAAACGCTGGCTGGATGTGCCTTTTATTGAACAGGAATTTGGCGTAGCGCCTGCGCAATTGGTGGATTACTGGGGTTTGTGCGGTATCAGCAGCAGCAAAATTCCAGGCGTAGCGGGAATCGGACCAAAGAGCGCACGCGAATTGCTGTTGCAGTTTGGCTCGCTGGAAGCGATTTATCAGCAGTGGGATCAGGTGCCGTCGAAGTGGCAGGGAAAATTGCAGGCACACCGTGAAATGGCAGAGATTTGCCGCCAGGTCGCCACCCTGAAGCGCGACCTCATTTTGCAAGGCAATCTGAACACCCTGCGTTATCAGGCGCAATCCTGCAAAGGATGA
- the csdA gene encoding cysteine desulfurase CsdA yields the protein MTIFTPSAFRQQFPALADAGVYLDSAATALKPQAVIEATQQFYSLSAGTVHRSQFAAARALTEQYEQARGLVARWLNAADDRQIIWTRGTTEAINLVANSWLAPRLQPGDEIVVSEAEHHANLVPWLMVAEAKGAKVVKWPLGTDRLPDIQQLPGLLNARTRLLAIGQMSNVTGGCPDLAQAIRLAHSVGAKVMVDGAQGVVHCAPDVQAMDIDFYAFSGHKLYGPMGIGVLYGKTELLEAMSPWQGGGKMLTQVDFNGFTPQPVPWRFEAGTPNVAGVIGLSAALRWLSQHNAEKMEMWSQQLASLAEEQLSALPGFRSFRCGSSSLLSFDIAGIHHSDIVTLLAEHGIALRAGQHCAQPLMAALGVSGTLRVSFAPYNNLQDVDALVRAMHSAVELLSE from the coding sequence ATGACTATTTTCACACCTTCCGCTTTTCGTCAGCAGTTTCCAGCGCTGGCCGATGCTGGAGTCTATCTCGACAGTGCCGCCACCGCCCTGAAGCCACAGGCGGTGATTGAGGCCACTCAGCAGTTCTACTCCCTGAGCGCCGGAACCGTGCATCGCAGCCAGTTTGCAGCCGCACGCGCCCTGACCGAGCAATACGAGCAGGCGCGAGGTCTCGTCGCCCGCTGGCTGAATGCCGCAGACGATCGCCAAATTATCTGGACGCGCGGCACCACCGAAGCCATCAATCTGGTGGCAAACAGCTGGCTGGCTCCGCGCCTGCAACCCGGCGATGAAATCGTTGTCAGCGAAGCGGAACATCACGCCAATCTGGTGCCGTGGCTGATGGTGGCAGAGGCAAAAGGTGCCAAAGTGGTGAAATGGCCGCTGGGCACGGATCGTCTGCCCGATATACAGCAGCTGCCCGGATTATTGAATGCCCGCACCCGGTTGCTGGCGATAGGTCAGATGTCGAATGTCACCGGCGGTTGCCCGGATCTGGCGCAGGCAATTCGGCTGGCGCATAGCGTGGGTGCCAAAGTGATGGTGGATGGTGCCCAGGGCGTGGTGCATTGCGCACCTGATGTGCAGGCAATGGATATCGATTTTTACGCCTTCTCGGGTCATAAGCTCTACGGTCCGATGGGCATCGGCGTGCTGTATGGCAAGACAGAACTGCTGGAAGCGATGTCGCCGTGGCAGGGCGGCGGCAAAATGCTGACACAGGTGGATTTTAACGGTTTCACGCCACAACCGGTGCCGTGGCGCTTTGAAGCCGGCACACCCAACGTCGCCGGGGTGATCGGTTTAAGCGCTGCCCTGCGCTGGCTTAGCCAGCACAACGCGGAAAAGATGGAAATGTGGAGCCAGCAGCTGGCAAGCCTGGCGGAAGAACAGCTGAGCGCCCTGCCCGGTTTTCGCAGTTTCCGCTGTGGCAGCAGCAGCCTGCTGTCATTTGATATCGCGGGCATCCACCACAGCGATATCGTTACGCTGTTGGCAGAACACGGCATCGCCCTGCGCGCGGGTCAGCACTGCGCTCAGCCGCTGATGGCGGCGTTGGGGGTCAGCGGCACACTGCGCGTCTCATTCGCCCCCTATAATAATTTACAGGACGTGGACGCGCTGGTGCGCGCCATGCACAGCGCTGTGGAATTACTGAGTGAATAA
- the amiC gene encoding N-acetylmuramoyl-L-alanine amidase AmiC, translating into MSGVNPFFSRRRLLQGAGALWLLSVSRSGLAASQHIVAVRIWPSSTYSRVTLESNVPLQYKQFTLSNPDRLVIDIDNLHINPVLKGVDKLVRVDDPYIRTARVGQFDPNTVRIVLELKRSVAPRTFTLAPVAGIKHRLVVDLYPSQQQPEEDPLLALLQDYNQGDLERDQPAQAPLPGKAGRDRPIIIMIDPGHGGEDPGAHGKLKTREKDIVLKMGRYLKALIDKQPNMKAYMTRNEDVFIPLRVRVAKARKQRADLFVSIHADAFTSRAARGSSVFALSTSGATSAAARFLAQTQNESDLIGGVSMSGDRYLDHTMFDMVQRQTIHDSLKFGKEVLSRMGHINHLHKRTVDQAGFAVLKAPDIPSILVETAFISNVEEERKLRTARYQHQVAEAILHGIKAYFEKGAVLAHR; encoded by the coding sequence ATGTCCGGAGTAAATCCCTTTTTTTCACGACGACGATTATTACAGGGCGCGGGAGCATTATGGCTGCTCAGCGTCAGCCGCAGTGGTCTGGCGGCCAGCCAGCATATCGTTGCTGTGCGTATCTGGCCTTCATCGACTTACTCACGCGTTACGCTGGAATCGAACGTTCCTCTGCAATACAAGCAGTTCACCCTCAGCAATCCCGATCGTCTGGTTATCGACATCGACAATCTGCATATCAATCCGGTACTGAAAGGGGTCGATAAACTGGTGCGCGTTGATGATCCCTATATCCGGACCGCACGCGTGGGTCAGTTCGACCCGAATACGGTACGCATTGTGCTGGAACTGAAGCGCAGCGTGGCACCGCGTACCTTCACCTTAGCACCGGTGGCCGGGATAAAGCATCGGCTGGTGGTGGATCTCTATCCCAGTCAGCAGCAGCCGGAAGAGGATCCCTTACTGGCGTTACTGCAGGATTACAACCAGGGCGATCTGGAACGCGATCAACCTGCCCAGGCACCGCTGCCGGGTAAAGCCGGACGCGATCGGCCGATTATTATCATGATCGATCCGGGACACGGTGGGGAAGATCCTGGCGCGCATGGCAAACTCAAAACACGGGAAAAAGATATCGTGCTGAAGATGGGGCGTTATCTGAAGGCGTTAATCGACAAACAACCCAATATGAAAGCCTATATGACGCGCAACGAGGATGTGTTTATTCCGCTGCGGGTGCGGGTGGCGAAAGCACGTAAGCAGCGTGCCGATCTGTTTGTGTCGATTCATGCTGATGCCTTTACCAGCCGGGCGGCACGCGGTTCGTCCGTGTTTGCGCTTTCGACCAGCGGGGCGACCTCTGCCGCCGCCCGTTTTCTGGCGCAAACCCAGAATGAATCGGATCTGATTGGCGGCGTCAGCATGAGCGGCGATCGCTACCTCGACCACACCATGTTCGATATGGTGCAGCGTCAGACCATCCACGACAGCCTGAAATTCGGCAAAGAAGTGTTGTCGCGGATGGGGCATATCAATCACCTGCATAAACGCACGGTGGATCAGGCCGGATTTGCGGTGCTGAAAGCGCCGGATATCCCGTCAATTCTGGTGGAAACCGCGTTTATCAGTAATGTGGAAGAGGAGAGGAAACTGCGCACCGCGCGTTATCAGCATCAGGTGGCAGAAGCCATCCTGCATGGTATCAAAGCGTATTTTGAGAAAGGGGCGGTGCTGGCGCATCGCTAA
- a CDS encoding DUF423 domain-containing protein: MSSRAMFIFAAISGFTLVAFGAFGAHVLSKSLGPAEMAWIHTGLEYQAYHTLAIIGLASAMLRRANIWFYWSSAALALGTVLFSGSLYCLALSHLKFWVFITPIGGLGFLIGWFLMLIGALRLKRKAERHE, from the coding sequence ATGTCCAGTCGTGCCATGTTTATTTTTGCAGCCATCAGCGGCTTCACGCTGGTGGCCTTTGGTGCTTTTGGCGCCCATGTGTTGAGCAAATCCCTCGGCCCGGCCGAGATGGCGTGGATTCATACCGGCCTTGAGTATCAGGCGTATCATACGCTGGCGATTATTGGTCTGGCCTCGGCGATGCTGCGTCGTGCCAATATCTGGTTTTACTGGAGCAGCGCCGCACTGGCGCTCGGTACCGTTTTATTCAGCGGCAGCCTCTATTGTCTGGCGCTGTCGCACCTGAAGTTTTGGGTATTTATAACGCCAATTGGTGGCCTCGGCTTTCTGATTGGTTGGTTTTTGATGTTGATTGGCGCACTGCGTCTGAAACGAAAGGCAGAACGCCATGAATAA
- a CDS encoding transcriptional regulator GcvA encodes MSKRLPPLNALRVFDAAARHLSFTKAAEELFVTQAAVSHQIKSLEDFLGLKLFRRRNRSLLLTEEGQSYYLDIKEIFSALNDATRKLQARSAKGALTVSLLPSFAIQWLVPRLSSFNTAYPGIDVRIQAVDRDEEKLADDVDVAIFYGRGNWPGLRVEKLYAEYLLPVCSPLLLTGDHPLKSPADLAHFTLLHDASRRDWQSYTRQLGLQHINVQQGPIFSHSAMVLQAAIHGQGVALANNVMAQSEIEAGRLVCPFNDVLVSKNAFYLVCHDSQAELGKIAAFRQWILAKAATEQEKFRFRYDH; translated from the coding sequence ATGTCAAAACGCCTTCCCCCGCTCAATGCTTTACGCGTCTTCGATGCGGCGGCACGTCATTTGAGCTTCACTAAAGCTGCTGAAGAGTTGTTTGTTACCCAGGCGGCTGTCAGCCATCAGATTAAATCTCTGGAAGATTTCCTCGGTCTTAAGCTGTTTCGCCGGAGGAATCGTTCGCTTTTGCTGACAGAAGAAGGACAAAGCTACTATCTGGATATTAAGGAGATTTTCTCTGCGCTGAACGATGCGACGCGTAAACTTCAGGCGCGCAGCGCCAAAGGCGCATTGACCGTGAGCCTGCTGCCGAGCTTCGCGATTCAGTGGCTGGTACCACGTCTTTCCAGCTTTAATACAGCTTATCCGGGCATCGATGTGCGCATCCAGGCCGTCGACCGTGATGAAGAGAAACTGGCGGACGATGTGGATGTGGCGATTTTCTATGGTCGCGGTAACTGGCCAGGGTTGCGGGTGGAAAAACTTTACGCCGAATATTTGTTGCCGGTTTGCTCGCCATTGCTGCTGACAGGTGACCATCCATTGAAATCACCGGCTGATTTAGCGCATTTTACGCTGCTGCATGATGCTTCACGACGTGACTGGCAATCCTATACGCGTCAGCTAGGCTTGCAGCACATTAATGTGCAGCAGGGGCCGATTTTCAGCCACAGCGCGATGGTGCTACAGGCTGCCATTCACGGCCAGGGCGTCGCACTGGCCAATAATGTGATGGCGCAAAGTGAAATCGAGGCCGGTCGTCTGGTCTGTCCTTTTAATGACGTACTGGTCAGTAAAAATGCTTTTTATCTGGTTTGTCATGACAGCCAGGCAGAACTGGGTAAAATAGCCGCCTTTCGACAGTGGATCCTGGCCAAAGCCGCAACCGAACAAGAGAAGTTTCGTTTTCGTTACGATCACTAA